The following proteins come from a genomic window of Anaerobutyricum hallii:
- a CDS encoding IS3 family transposase, producing the protein MTTKEIPASVGARLLDINRTSIYYKGAPISDEELACKEIIDHLHTDNPTWGARQMSAQLKTRGYQVGRRKARRYMNEMDIYPIYPKMNLSKRMQQAKVCPYLLRNAVIDKPNQAWSIDITYIPIKRGFLYLTAVIDWYSRCIVGWEVDDTLDTRMVISALKKAFKVAKPQILNSDQGCQFTSQQYIDFVKENGIRQSMDGKSRWADNIMIERWFRSFKYEEAYLTQYNNIREARAAIRQYIHTYNFERRHSALDYQTPAECYYPAMLMPYVA; encoded by the coding sequence TTGACGACTAAGGAAATTCCGGCTTCTGTTGGCGCCAGGTTGCTTGACATCAACCGTACAAGCATTTATTACAAGGGTGCCCCTATTTCAGATGAGGAACTGGCCTGCAAAGAGATCATTGATCATCTCCATACAGATAATCCCACTTGGGGCGCAAGACAAATGTCTGCACAGTTAAAAACCCGTGGTTACCAGGTTGGACGCCGCAAGGCAAGACGCTACATGAATGAGATGGATATTTACCCGATTTATCCAAAGATGAATCTTTCCAAGCGAATGCAGCAGGCGAAAGTATGTCCATATCTTCTTCGTAATGCGGTCATAGACAAACCAAATCAGGCATGGTCTATTGACATTACATATATTCCGATCAAGCGCGGATTTCTGTATCTGACAGCCGTGATCGACTGGTATAGCCGTTGTATTGTCGGCTGGGAAGTGGATGACACACTTGATACCAGAATGGTTATCAGTGCCCTGAAAAAAGCTTTCAAAGTGGCAAAACCTCAGATCTTGAATTCAGATCAGGGTTGTCAGTTTACAAGTCAGCAATACATTGACTTTGTAAAGGAAAACGGTATCCGCCAGAGTATGGATGGAAAAAGCCGCTGGGCAGACAACATCATGATTGAGCGCTGGTTCCGCAGCTTCAAGTATGAGGAAGCCTATCTGACACAGTACAACAACATCAGGGAAGCAAGGGCTGCTATCAGACAGTATATCCACACCTACAACTTTGAGCGACGCCATTCTGCACTTGATTACCAAACACCGGCTGAATGCTACTATCCGGCAATGTTGATGCCATATGTAGCTTAG
- a CDS encoding tyrosine-type recombinase/integrase, with translation MASIRERNGKFNVIYSYTNEKGERKQKWETYETKAEAKRRKKEIEYKKEMGSFVVRKCKTLDELITEYVALYGKENWALSTYEGNVSLINNYILPIIGDTKLSEINTRFIERYYQSLLKRRAVINPLNKTSRNEFVSSSTVRDINKLLRNCFEQAVKWELMEKNPCTHATVPKHKSQKRDIWTADTLMYALSVCEDERLKLAINLSFSCSLRLGELLGLTWDCVDISPEAIEENRAYVFINKESQRIRKESLNALDGKDVLLVFPTNHKKNSTVRILKTPKTESSVRKIFLPKSVANMLVDWKAEQDEMKEILGDEYMDYNLVMASTFGLPLGDGAIRGPLKKLIEDYNLPPVVFHSFRHSSVTYKLKLNGGDIKAVQGDSGHAQVNMVTDVYSHILDDDRRKNAELFEEAFYEKKNLDPQMHVQQENNNVPVADEVDPELLAKVLANPEMRALLNSLPKTMK, from the coding sequence ATGGCATCTATAAGAGAACGAAACGGAAAATTTAATGTAATCTATTCTTATACGAATGAAAAAGGTGAGAGGAAACAGAAGTGGGAAACCTATGAAACGAAAGCCGAAGCAAAGAGAAGAAAAAAAGAAATTGAATATAAAAAAGAGATGGGATCATTTGTCGTCCGTAAATGCAAAACACTGGACGAGCTTATTACAGAATATGTTGCACTTTATGGCAAAGAAAACTGGGCGCTTTCTACATATGAAGGAAATGTCTCTCTTATCAATAACTATATTCTTCCGATCATTGGTGATACGAAACTCTCAGAGATCAATACCAGATTCATCGAAAGATATTATCAGAGTCTTTTGAAGAGACGTGCAGTTATCAATCCATTGAATAAAACCAGTCGAAATGAATTTGTATCTTCCAGTACGGTCAGGGATATTAATAAGCTGCTTAGAAACTGTTTTGAACAGGCAGTGAAATGGGAGTTGATGGAGAAGAATCCTTGCACCCATGCGACTGTACCAAAACATAAATCACAAAAAAGAGACATCTGGACAGCGGATACATTAATGTATGCGCTCAGTGTCTGTGAAGATGAGCGATTAAAGCTTGCAATAAATCTATCCTTTTCATGTTCCTTACGACTTGGTGAGCTGCTTGGTCTTACCTGGGATTGTGTAGATATTTCTCCTGAGGCAATTGAAGAAAACCGTGCATATGTCTTCATCAACAAAGAATCACAGCGTATAAGAAAAGAATCGTTGAATGCATTGGATGGAAAAGATGTGTTGTTGGTATTCCCGACAAATCATAAGAAGAATTCTACGGTCCGTATTTTGAAAACACCGAAGACAGAAAGTAGTGTGCGTAAGATATTCTTACCAAAGAGTGTCGCTAATATGCTAGTAGACTGGAAAGCTGAGCAAGATGAAATGAAAGAAATTCTTGGTGATGAATATATGGACTATAACCTGGTTATGGCAAGTACCTTTGGGCTTCCTCTAGGAGATGGAGCAATACGTGGTCCTTTAAAAAAACTGATCGAGGACTATAATCTCCCACCGGTTGTATTTCACAGTTTTCGTCATAGCAGCGTTACTTATAAGCTGAAATTGAATGGTGGAGACATCAAGGCGGTACAGGGGGATTCCGGTCATGCTCAGGTCAATATGGTTACGGACGTGTACTCTCATATTCTGGATGATGACAGAAGGAAAAATGCAGAGCTTTTTGAAGAAGCATTTTATGAGAAAAAGAATCTGGATCCACAGATGCATGTACAGCAGGAAAATAATAATGTACCTGTTGCTGATGAAGTCGATCCAGAACTTCTGGCAAAAGTGTTGGCTAATCCAGAGATGCGGGCATTGCTCAATTCACTGCCGAAGACGATGAAGTAA